In the genome of bacterium, one region contains:
- a CDS encoding sialidase family protein, whose protein sequence is MKTTQINQKVEAEHGVVCSLANDYFGYFGWPTVARMDDGTLIATASGFRHAHVCPYGRSVISMSYDEGRTWTHPRVINDSPLDDRDTGVISLGGKKLMINWFSSTFYHDYTQQPEFIRYPYDWDKQFEWSWIR, encoded by the coding sequence GTGAAAACAACACAGATCAACCAAAAAGTTGAAGCCGAACATGGGGTTGTTTGCAGTCTGGCGAATGATTATTTCGGCTATTTTGGTTGGCCGACTGTGGCTCGGATGGATGACGGGACGCTTATTGCTACCGCTTCAGGCTTTCGTCACGCCCATGTTTGCCCGTATGGCCGAAGTGTGATCAGCATGAGCTATGACGAAGGCCGCACTTGGACCCACCCACGGGTAATTAATGACTCCCCGCTCGATGACCGCGACACGGGTGTGATTTCGCTGGGCGGCAAGAAACTGATGATTAACTGGTTCTCAAGCACGTTCTACCACGACTACACCCAACAGCCCGAGTTCATTCGATACCCTTACGATTGGGATAAGCAGTTCGAATGGTCTTGGATACGCA